In Candidatus Abyssobacteria bacterium SURF_5, the genomic stretch TGCTGAAAGGAGGAAGAGGGCTTCCCTCCTCTGCGCAAAACCTTGCCGTTTCCGCTCAAGAGAAAATCCAGCGTGCCCAGCTGTTTCTCACGGAGGGACCTGTCCGGGAAATTGCCCTCCGACATAAACAGCGGCTCCTGGAAAACCTGCCCGAGCGGGAAATTTTCATCAAGAAAGGGTTCGATTTTCAGGAAGCCGAATTTGCGACTGCCCGCGTGAAGCAATCAGAAAAAGCCCGGGCCGGAAACCGCAAAGCGCTGCAAGCGCTCGAAGAAATCAAACAGCGGCAGAGAAATCTCGGTTCCCGCCGCAAAGCGGTTTTGGAAGCTGCGCGAAAGGAAATAGAGCTTGTTGCTCCGGCGCCTGTCGTTTTCATAGCGCATGCCCTTGTGGTTCCCTCTTCCGATCCCGCCGAGATTGAGCGACACCGGGCGACTGTCGAAATGGTGGCTATGGAGATTGCTCAGGCTTTCGAGGAGGCCGCGGGAGCCGACGTCGCCTATGTGCACACGCCGGAATTGGCTCGAGGTGCAGGCCTTCCAGACAATCCTGGATTCGATCTTCTTTCAACCCGCTCCGGCAATTGCAGGCGAGCGATAGAGGTGAAAGGGCGTGCCGGCACCGGAGAAGTTGAAGTTTCTTCCAATGAATGGGCGCGTGCATGTAACATGCGAGAAGATTACTGGCTGTATGTGGTGTACGAATGCGCCACACCAAGTCCGCGCCTCGTTCGGGTTCGCGACCCCTTCGGCGCCTTGCTCGCGAAAGCCAAAGGAAGCGTTCTGATTGGAGTCAAGCAGGTCATGGAAGCAGCGGAGGTACTATGATGGCCTTCGACCTTGCCTTATTTGCGGATAAGCTTCGACGCTACTGCAAACAGTTTGAAGTTACCAATGACGAAATTTCTCAAAGAACCGGAATATCATTGGAACGGCTTAATGGTTTAGCCGCTCAAGAATCCGAACCTACCGGCGATGAAGTGCTGATCTTGGCAGATTTCTTTAAATGTGATTACAAGTTCTTCATTTCAAACGAGAAGCTAGCCCCCTTTGAGCAAACTGAACTTCTCTTCAGGAAATATGGAGACAAACTCACGCGAGATGACCGGTGGGCGATTCAAGAATTCCTTTTCCTGTGCGAGTGCCAGTATTTTTTGCTTAGCAGTATGTCAGATTACAGGCCTCATCCCTTCAAATTTGAAAAAACAGGACATATATATAAAGAGCATGGAGTTGCTGCTGCCGCTGCACTACGCAGGCATCTTGGCTATGAGCCCCATAAAGTACCGATGGACATCTATGACGACTTTAGAAAAATTGGAATCCACGTCTTTCGCCGGCGCTTAATAAAAAGTTCAATATCAGGCTTATTTATTCGCCATCCTGTGGTTGGCCCCTGTGTCCTTGTAAATTACACTGAAGACGTTTTCCGTCAGCGGTTTTCCGCTGCCCATGAAGCCGCTCACGCGATACTAGATGATGAGAGTGACTTCGTGATTTCCTTTTCAGCTTGGGATAAGGAGGACCTATCAGAGATTCGTGCAAACGCTTTTGCCTCACACCTGTTAATGCCTCCAGAATTCCTAAAGAAAATCCCTGTCCGTGTCTGGGATCTTTCTCAGGTACTAGACTGGGCAGTTAAATTAATGGTTAATATTGATCCTCTCCTATATGCCCTTTGTGCATTAGGATTAATGAGCACAAGTGAAATGAACCAAATCAAGAAGAGAAGAGTCCGCCTCGATAAAAAGTCAGACCCAGAATTACCGGAAAATCTATCTCCTCGTGCTCGAACAAGAAAAGAGGAGTTGCTCAAGCGCGGACTTTCTGATTTTTACGTTAAGCTGTGTTTTGACGCTTTCGAGAACGGTATCATATCGGGTGGAAGACTAGCTGAAATGCTATTGATTACTGAGCCGGAGATTATGGAAATAGCGGCACTTTACGGAAGGGGAATGGGCCATGTCAATTGACCCTTCATTCTTCCACCTCCAAAACATTACCGATACCTGTGCTGTTTGGAATGTTCTCTCTTCACAGACTCTTTATGATAGAGCCAAGACAGCAGGAGTTCGCTTCATATGCACTTATTTTGTCATTTATGAGTGCCTTCACAAGCCAAGGAAAAGGAATGTTGTGTGTGACGAAGTTCTCCGATTGCGACTTCAGGATGCACAGAAAAACGATTTTAAAAGCTATCCTTTGGATATTACCGACCTGCAGACGATCGAAATCTTGGAGAATCGCAAGAGGCTTGGCAAGGGCGAATTATCATCAATAGCCTTTGCTCTAAAGACACGCCAAGCATTCCTTACGGATGATCAAAAAGCGAGGAACCTGGCAAAGCAAGTGTTGCAGGATAAAATGTCTCAGACAACCCCGCACCTTGTTGGGTGGCTCTTCTTCCATTCTCATTTGACTGATTCAGATAAGTCTATCGTGATAAGGGAACATACAGATATGGAACGCCCGCTGGCGAGATATTTTGAGGATATGTATTTGGAAGCTTGCCGCTGTCGGCTAATGGCAATGCAGGGAGCAAACAAAAGTGAATGATACACCTCGTCTGATCGAACACGCGTTTCCGTTAAAACAGGCTTCTCTTGATTCGGTACACGAGAAGAATGTCCGACATGGGCATATTTCAACTCTTCATATCTGGCCGGCGCGGCGTCCTCTGGCGGCGTGTCGGGCGGCGCTCATCGCAACGCTTCTGCCGGATCCAGGAACTCCGGAAAAACGGCAAGAACTCTGCGAGAAGATAGGCGGAAAAGTCGTCAAGAAAATCGAAAAGAAGAAGATGCCCAATGGTCAGATAGTAGAGCGCGAAAAGGAGATTACCGAAGGCGGCATCCTGCATTGGGGGCGGGAAACGGAGAATAAGGAGACATTGGACTGGTTCCGGAAAGAAATCAGGAAAGCCTATGGCGGACGCGCTCCGAAGGTGCTCGATCCATTTGCCGGAGGCGGCGCAATCCCGCTCGAAGCCATGAGGCTTGGCTGTGAAGTGACTGCGTCAGACATCAATCCCGTAGCATGGCTTATTCTTAAATGCACGCTCGAATATCCCCAGAAGCTGGCGGGAAAGACACATCCTCTCCCTGACTTCATCCTTGAGAATGAAGAATTCATGAACGCTTTTTATAAGGCGCATCCTCATCTTGTTGGCCGAACAAAGCAAACGAAAAGGCAGAAGCAAGAATTTGAAGAAGATCTCTTCTTGAATGACAAGAAGGATTCCGGCCGTGCACCGAAAGCCAATCTTGCCTGGCATGTGCGCGCATGGGGGCAATGGGTGCTCGATCAGGCGCGGAAAGAACTTGCGCCCTACTACCCTACGTATGCAGAATTCGAGCCTCTTGATAAGAAGAATCCCCGGCCATATGAAAAGCAACCCCTCAAACTTGTTCCTATCAACGATGATGGCACTCCGAATATCGATGCCCTGAACAATGATTTTAGTAAAGAGTATCTTGCAGATAAACGTAATCCAAGATGGATAGCAAAACCCACCGTGGCCTATCTTTGGGCCCGAACGGTCACCTGCAAGAACTGCCGGGCAACATTACCACTCCTGAAAACCCGCTGGCTCTGCAAGAAAGACAAAAAGCGTGTGCTTCTTACTATGGAGCCAAATGCAGATAAAACTGGAGTGGTCTTCGGAATTCAAAATAATGTCCCTGCAAAAGGGGGTAATACCGCCCAGAAACGGGAACATGATAAACGAA encodes the following:
- a CDS encoding ImmA/IrrE family metallo-endopeptidase, yielding MAFDLALFADKLRRYCKQFEVTNDEISQRTGISLERLNGLAAQESEPTGDEVLILADFFKCDYKFFISNEKLAPFEQTELLFRKYGDKLTRDDRWAIQEFLFLCECQYFLLSSMSDYRPHPFKFEKTGHIYKEHGVAAAAALRRHLGYEPHKVPMDIYDDFRKIGIHVFRRRLIKSSISGLFIRHPVVGPCVLVNYTEDVFRQRFSAAHEAAHAILDDESDFVISFSAWDKEDLSEIRANAFASHLLMPPEFLKKIPVRVWDLSQVLDWAVKLMVNIDPLLYALCALGLMSTSEMNQIKKRRVRLDKKSDPELPENLSPRARTRKEELLKRGLSDFYVKLCFDAFENGIISGGRLAEMLLITEPEIMEIAALYGRGMGHVN